The following are encoded in a window of Saccharothrix longispora genomic DNA:
- the uvrA gene encoding excinuclease ABC subunit UvrA, whose product MADRLVVRGAREHNLRGVDLDLPRDSLIVFTGLSGSGKSSLAFDTIFAEGQRRYVESLSAYARQFLGQMDKPDVDFIEGLSPAVSIDQKSTSRNPRSTVGTITEVYDYLRLLYARAGKAHCPQCGEAISKQTPQQIVDQVLAMEQGTKFQVLAPVIRGRKGEYVDLFSTLQSQGYSRAKVDGVVHALGEVPKLKKQEKHHIAVVIDRLSVKASSKQRLTDSVETALRLADGLVELEFVDVPEGDPGRVRGFSENLACPNGHPLAIEDLEPRSFSFNSPYGACPTCTGIGVRKEVDPELVVPDDELSLGEGAIAPWASGQTAEYFTRLLESLSLAIGFRMDTPWRQLPAKVQKAVLHGVDEQVNVRYRNRYGRERSYYANFEGVIPFLERRQEQTESEYMKEKYEGYMREVPCPVCRGTRLKPEILAVTLHHATKGDRSIAEVCNMSVAECSDFLDGLRLGKREAMIAGAVLKEIQARLRFLLDVGLNYLSLDRASGTLSGGEAQRIRLATQIGSGLVGVLYVLDEPSIGLHQRDNHRLIETLTRLRDLGNTLIVVEHDEDTIRTSDWVVDIGPGAGEHGGQVVHSGPYKALLKNKDSITGAYLAGRREIPMPAVRRPVDRKRQLTVVGAREHNLRGIDVSFPLGCLVSVTGVSGSGKSTLVNDILATVLANKLNGARQVPGRHTRIKGLEHVDKLVQVDQSPIGRTPRSNPATYTGVFDHIRKLFAATTEAKVRGYQPGRFSFNVKGGRCEACAGDGTIKIEMNFLPDVYVPCEVCKGARYNRETLEVHYKGRTISEVLDMPIEEAATFFEPINAIHRHLRTLVEVGLGYVRLGQPAPTLSGGEAQRVKLASELQKRSTGKTVYILDEPTTGLHFEDIRKLLGVINGLVDKGNSVIVIEHNLDVIKTSDWLVDMGPEGGSGGGTVVAEGTPEQVAAVAESYTGEFLRTVLPQEAVAG is encoded by the coding sequence GTGGCCGACCGGCTCGTCGTTCGCGGGGCACGCGAGCACAACCTGCGGGGGGTGGACCTCGACCTGCCGAGGGACAGCCTCATCGTGTTCACCGGGCTGTCCGGCTCGGGCAAGTCCAGCCTCGCCTTCGACACCATCTTCGCCGAGGGGCAGAGACGGTACGTCGAGTCGCTCTCCGCCTACGCGCGGCAGTTCCTCGGTCAGATGGACAAGCCGGACGTGGACTTCATCGAGGGCCTCTCGCCCGCGGTGTCGATCGACCAGAAGTCGACCAGCCGCAACCCGCGCTCGACCGTGGGCACCATCACCGAGGTCTACGACTACCTGCGCCTGCTCTACGCGCGCGCCGGCAAGGCGCACTGCCCGCAGTGCGGCGAGGCGATCAGCAAGCAGACGCCGCAGCAGATCGTCGACCAGGTGCTCGCCATGGAGCAGGGCACGAAGTTCCAGGTGCTGGCCCCGGTCATCCGCGGCCGCAAGGGCGAGTACGTCGACCTGTTCTCCACGCTCCAGTCGCAGGGCTACTCCCGCGCCAAGGTCGACGGCGTCGTGCACGCCCTGGGCGAGGTGCCGAAGCTCAAGAAGCAGGAGAAGCACCACATCGCGGTCGTCATCGACCGGCTGAGCGTGAAGGCGAGCTCCAAGCAGCGGCTCACCGACTCGGTGGAGACCGCGCTGCGGCTGGCCGACGGCCTGGTCGAGCTGGAGTTCGTCGACGTGCCGGAGGGCGACCCGGGCCGGGTGCGCGGCTTCTCCGAGAACCTGGCCTGCCCCAACGGCCACCCGCTGGCGATCGAGGACCTGGAGCCCCGGTCGTTCTCGTTCAACTCGCCCTACGGCGCGTGCCCCACGTGCACCGGCATCGGCGTGCGCAAGGAGGTCGACCCGGAGCTGGTCGTGCCGGACGACGAGCTGTCGCTCGGCGAGGGCGCCATCGCGCCGTGGGCCTCGGGCCAGACCGCCGAGTACTTCACCCGCCTGCTGGAGTCGCTGTCGCTGGCGATCGGCTTCCGGATGGACACGCCGTGGCGGCAGCTGCCCGCGAAGGTGCAGAAGGCGGTGCTGCACGGCGTCGACGAGCAGGTCAACGTCCGCTACCGCAACCGCTACGGCCGCGAGCGCTCCTACTACGCCAACTTCGAGGGCGTGATCCCGTTCCTGGAGCGGCGCCAGGAGCAGACCGAGTCCGAGTACATGAAGGAGAAGTACGAGGGCTACATGCGGGAGGTGCCGTGCCCGGTGTGCCGGGGCACGCGCCTCAAGCCGGAGATCCTGGCCGTCACGCTGCACCACGCGACCAAGGGCGACAGGTCGATCGCCGAGGTCTGCAACATGTCGGTGGCCGAGTGCTCCGACTTCCTCGACGGGCTGCGACTGGGCAAGCGCGAGGCGATGATCGCGGGCGCGGTGCTCAAGGAGATCCAGGCCCGGCTGCGGTTCCTGCTCGACGTCGGCCTGAACTACCTGTCGCTGGACCGCGCCTCGGGCACCCTGTCCGGTGGTGAGGCGCAGCGCATCCGGCTGGCCACGCAGATCGGCTCCGGCCTGGTCGGCGTGCTGTACGTGCTGGACGAGCCGTCGATCGGCCTGCACCAGCGCGACAACCACCGGCTGATCGAGACGCTGACCCGGCTGCGCGACCTGGGCAACACGCTGATCGTCGTCGAGCACGACGAGGACACCATCCGCACGTCCGACTGGGTCGTCGACATCGGCCCCGGCGCGGGCGAGCACGGCGGCCAGGTCGTGCACAGCGGCCCGTACAAGGCGCTGCTGAAGAACAAGGACTCGATCACCGGCGCGTACCTGGCGGGCCGCCGGGAGATCCCGATGCCCGCCGTGCGCCGCCCGGTCGACCGGAAGCGGCAGCTGACCGTGGTCGGCGCGCGCGAGCACAACCTGCGCGGCATCGACGTGTCGTTCCCGCTCGGGTGCCTCGTGTCGGTGACGGGCGTGTCCGGCTCGGGCAAGTCCACGCTGGTCAACGACATCCTGGCCACGGTGCTGGCGAACAAGCTCAACGGCGCCCGCCAGGTGCCCGGCAGGCACACCCGCATCAAGGGCCTGGAGCACGTCGACAAGCTGGTGCAGGTCGACCAGTCGCCGATCGGCCGCACGCCCCGGTCCAACCCGGCCACGTACACGGGCGTGTTCGACCACATCCGCAAGCTGTTCGCGGCCACGACCGAGGCGAAGGTGCGCGGCTACCAGCCGGGCCGGTTCTCGTTCAACGTCAAGGGCGGGCGCTGCGAGGCGTGCGCGGGCGACGGCACGATCAAGATCGAGATGAACTTCCTGCCGGACGTCTACGTCCCGTGCGAGGTGTGCAAGGGCGCCCGCTACAACCGCGAGACGCTGGAAGTGCACTACAAGGGCAGGACGATCTCCGAGGTCCTCGACATGCCGATCGAGGAGGCCGCGACGTTCTTCGAGCCGATCAACGCGATCCACCGGCACCTGCGCACGCTGGTCGAGGTCGGCCTCGGGTACGTGCGGCTGGGCCAGCCCGCCCCGACCCTGTCGGGCGGTGAGGCGCAGCGCGTGAAGCTGGCCTCGGAGCTGCAGAAGCGGTCGACCGGCAAGACGGTCTACATCCTCGACGAGCCGACCACGGGCCTGCACTTCGAGGACATCCGCAAGCTGCTGGGCGTGATCAACGGGCTGGTCGACAAGGGCAACTCGGTGATCGTGATCGAGCACAACCTGGACGTCATCAAGACCTCCGACTGGCTGGTCGACATGGGGCCCGAGGGTGGTTCGGGCGGCGGCACGGTGGTCGCCGAGGGCACGCCGGAGCAGGTCGCCGCGGTGGCCGAGAGCTACACGGGCGAGTTCCTGCGCACGGTGCTGCCGCAGGAGGCGGTGGCGGGCTGA
- a CDS encoding acyltransferase family protein → MPTKRRINWDVLRIAAVLCVLLQHATHAGPSVHPELSAPVFTFSLEFGASALVVISAFFACASLAKGAPGRFLRSRLARLLPAYVVAAVVTYLVLRHVAPAGWSELEPRDLLFNALMLQNWVPGVRLVDFSYWTLPVQVTGFVAGALLVSRVRGNGVKALVWGLVLGPLVLRVWTEEPGVVRTFYDGFGVHRGQLFAIGVGIWLWAKGRLGDTHLFALLTAALLAQAVHSADLPSTIGLGVLLIAVCAAAGGADWDVAPVRVLARPIRWLAGISYGVYLVHQEIGYVVMAKVAAFGPWAELVAFTGTAVVLGWLLTRFVERPAHRALTANPNGSVLAGLVLAARLLAARVVGAQSHLGSVGTVPFNLPPLRRPVSHPSTSAAAPSALGDVASAAPSDQPR, encoded by the coding sequence GTGCCTACCAAACGCCGGATCAACTGGGACGTCCTGCGCATCGCCGCCGTGCTGTGCGTCCTCCTCCAGCACGCGACCCACGCCGGGCCGTCCGTCCACCCCGAGTTGAGCGCCCCGGTCTTCACGTTCAGCCTGGAGTTCGGGGCCAGCGCGCTCGTGGTGATCTCCGCGTTCTTCGCGTGCGCCTCGCTCGCCAAGGGCGCCCCCGGCCGCTTCCTGCGCAGCCGCCTGGCCCGACTGCTGCCCGCCTACGTGGTGGCCGCCGTGGTCACCTACCTCGTGCTGCGCCACGTCGCGCCGGCCGGCTGGAGCGAGCTGGAGCCGCGTGACCTGCTGTTCAACGCGCTGATGCTGCAGAACTGGGTGCCGGGGGTCCGCCTGGTCGATTTCTCCTACTGGACCCTGCCGGTGCAGGTCACGGGCTTCGTCGCGGGCGCGCTGCTGGTCTCGCGGGTCCGCGGCAACGGGGTCAAGGCGCTGGTGTGGGGGCTCGTCCTGGGGCCCCTGGTGCTGCGCGTGTGGACCGAGGAACCCGGTGTCGTGCGCACCTTCTACGACGGCTTCGGCGTGCACCGCGGCCAGCTGTTCGCCATCGGCGTCGGCATCTGGCTCTGGGCGAAGGGCCGGCTGGGCGACACGCACCTGTTCGCCCTGCTCACGGCCGCCCTCCTGGCGCAGGCGGTGCACAGCGCCGACCTGCCGTCGACCATCGGGCTCGGCGTGCTGCTGATCGCCGTGTGCGCCGCGGCGGGCGGCGCGGACTGGGATGTGGCGCCGGTGCGCGTCCTGGCTCGCCCGATCAGGTGGTTGGCGGGCATCTCCTACGGCGTCTACCTGGTGCACCAGGAGATCGGCTACGTGGTCATGGCGAAGGTCGCCGCGTTCGGCCCGTGGGCCGAGCTGGTGGCGTTCACCGGGACGGCCGTCGTCCTGGGCTGGCTGCTCACGCGGTTCGTGGAACGGCCGGCGCACCGCGCGCTGACGGCCAACCCCAACGGGTCGGTCCTGGCCGGTCTGGTGCTCGCCGCGCGGTTGCTCGCCGCCCGGGTCGTGGGCGCTCAGAGCCACCTGGGCAGCGTCGGCACCGTCCCGTTCAACCTTCCCCCGCTCCGGCGGCCGGTCAGCCACCCGAGCACGTCCGCCGCCGCGCCGTCCGCGCTGGGCGACGTCGCGTCCGCCGCGCCCAGCGACCAGCCGCGCTGA
- a CDS encoding MBL fold metallo-hydrolase: MDVLEDYTGHVAPDGPAARRTLDALTITKVSVGPMDNNAYLLVCRATNEALLVDAAADPVRLSDLVGHSLGRPRLKTVVTTHQHADHWGALGAVAGANGSNTVAHPADAGVLPIPPDFLVEHGDTVRVGEVALEVIHLRGHTPGSIALLYRDPNGHPHLFTGDSLFPGGVGRTTSPEDFASLIGDVTSRVFDVLPDDTWFYPGHGDDSTLGRERPHLDEWRSRGW, translated from the coding sequence GTGGACGTACTTGAGGACTACACGGGGCACGTGGCCCCGGACGGCCCCGCCGCGCGGCGCACCCTGGACGCGCTGACCATCACGAAGGTCTCCGTGGGCCCGATGGACAACAACGCCTACCTGCTCGTCTGCCGGGCCACCAACGAGGCGCTGCTCGTCGACGCCGCCGCGGACCCGGTGCGCCTGTCCGACCTGGTGGGGCACTCGCTCGGCCGGCCGAGGCTGAAGACGGTCGTGACGACGCACCAGCACGCGGACCACTGGGGAGCCCTGGGCGCGGTGGCGGGTGCCAACGGGTCGAACACGGTGGCGCACCCGGCGGACGCGGGGGTGCTCCCCATCCCGCCGGACTTCCTGGTGGAGCACGGCGACACCGTGCGGGTGGGCGAGGTCGCCCTGGAGGTGATCCACCTGCGCGGCCACACGCCGGGGTCGATCGCCCTGCTGTACCGCGACCCGAACGGCCACCCGCACCTGTTCACCGGCGACTCGCTGTTCCCGGGTGGAGTAGGCCGCACCACCTCGCCGGAGGATTTCGCCTCACTGATCGGTGATGTGACGTCGCGGGTGTTCGACGTGCTGCCGGATGACACGTGGTTCTACCCGGGGCACGGGGACGATTCCACTCTTGGTCGTGAACGACCTCACCTGGACGAGTGGCGCTCACGCGGCTGGTGA
- a CDS encoding ATP-binding protein: MDDTSLTRACSVVAEEYLSTFRVVILNGPRQAGKTTLLRQMQHEHGGTLLNLDDEQLLQAAVGDPLAFATSGGEPRFIDEVQRAGDPLVRAIKAEVDATPSPGRYVLAGSTRFLATPSLSESLAGRGAVVDVWPFSQGEFEGRFENFIDIAFDDPDSLKSLPPSAVDRAGYFTRLCRGGFPEPALMQTARARRAWFRSYVRAIAERDIREMSRINEPSAITSLLAYLASITAQEHNSANTSNKTGLHRTTVNRYVELLEAVFLVHRLPAWSRNLTARVVKHPKLHLTDTGLAASLLGISPESLAKPVAPARGPLVETFIVNELAKHATWSETAVRLHHWRVSGGAEVDVVLERDDGQVVGIEAKAKDTVTAEDFRGLATLRDLLGDQFSLGVVFHTGRQGGIGFGDRLVSLPIAALWETARR; encoded by the coding sequence ATGGACGACACCAGTCTGACTCGCGCCTGCAGTGTCGTGGCCGAAGAGTACCTCTCGACCTTCAGGGTCGTCATCCTCAACGGTCCACGCCAAGCGGGGAAGACCACGCTGCTCAGGCAGATGCAACACGAGCACGGCGGAACGTTGCTCAACCTCGACGACGAGCAGCTGCTGCAGGCGGCGGTCGGCGATCCGTTGGCCTTCGCGACCAGCGGTGGGGAACCGCGGTTCATCGACGAGGTCCAACGAGCCGGTGACCCGCTCGTGCGAGCGATCAAGGCCGAGGTCGACGCCACTCCCTCGCCGGGTCGTTACGTCCTCGCCGGGTCCACCCGCTTCCTCGCCACACCGAGCCTGTCCGAGTCGCTCGCCGGGCGTGGCGCGGTCGTGGACGTGTGGCCGTTCTCGCAAGGCGAGTTCGAAGGCAGGTTCGAGAACTTCATCGACATCGCGTTCGACGACCCGGACTCGCTGAAGTCGCTCCCGCCGTCCGCCGTGGACCGGGCGGGCTACTTCACACGCCTGTGCCGAGGTGGTTTCCCCGAACCGGCGCTCATGCAGACCGCCCGGGCACGACGCGCCTGGTTCCGCAGCTACGTGCGGGCGATCGCGGAACGCGACATCCGCGAGATGTCCCGGATCAACGAGCCGAGCGCCATCACGTCACTGCTCGCGTACCTCGCTTCGATCACCGCTCAGGAGCACAACAGCGCCAACACGTCGAACAAGACCGGCTTGCACCGCACCACGGTGAACCGCTACGTCGAACTCCTCGAAGCCGTCTTCCTGGTGCACCGACTGCCGGCCTGGTCCAGGAACCTGACGGCACGTGTCGTCAAGCATCCCAAACTGCACCTCACGGACACCGGCCTGGCCGCGTCGCTGCTGGGCATCTCCCCCGAGTCCCTGGCGAAGCCGGTCGCACCGGCTCGCGGCCCCCTGGTGGAGACGTTCATCGTCAACGAGTTGGCGAAGCACGCGACGTGGAGCGAGACAGCGGTCCGCTTGCACCACTGGCGGGTCAGCGGAGGGGCGGAAGTGGACGTCGTCCTGGAGCGCGACGACGGCCAGGTGGTCGGCATCGAGGCCAAGGCGAAGGACACCGTGACCGCGGAGGACTTCCGGGGACTGGCCACGTTGCGGGACCTGCTGGGCGATCAGTTCTCGCTGGGCGTCGTCTTCCACACCGGCCGCCAAGGAGGCATCGGGTTCGGCGACCGACTGGTGTCGCTGCCCATCGCCGCGCTGTGGGAGACCGCGCGCCGGTGA
- a CDS encoding DUF7711 family protein, which produces MKWTRAVRHLWDLAEKCAELDGPAGAIYQVRVVGLWAVGDVLGEARDVDRVTVALAVDLPVDEVPWRSEPAGAEHWGNATRMTRNPITPLWRSARGPVWNHRVERPVLVWDSAGGVAEETLAALEAGRGDQLRPPAPSADELRERLRDELDVSLRALRGRTHAYEEKRWRPGKLDPVADDLWRAGVGYLDVLDALERTASG; this is translated from the coding sequence GTGAAGTGGACGCGTGCGGTGCGGCACCTGTGGGACCTGGCGGAGAAGTGCGCGGAGCTGGACGGTCCGGCGGGGGCGATCTACCAGGTGCGGGTCGTGGGGTTGTGGGCGGTCGGCGACGTGCTCGGCGAGGCGCGCGACGTCGACCGGGTCACCGTGGCGCTCGCGGTCGACCTGCCGGTGGACGAGGTGCCCTGGCGGAGCGAGCCGGCCGGTGCGGAGCACTGGGGCAACGCGACCCGCATGACGAGGAACCCGATCACGCCGCTGTGGCGGTCGGCGCGCGGCCCGGTCTGGAACCACCGCGTCGAACGACCCGTCCTGGTGTGGGACTCGGCGGGCGGGGTGGCCGAGGAGACCCTGGCGGCGTTGGAGGCGGGACGCGGTGACCAACTCCGACCACCCGCGCCGAGTGCGGACGAACTGCGCGAACGGCTCCGCGACGAGCTGGACGTGAGCCTCCGCGCCCTGCGCGGCCGGACCCACGCCTACGAGGAGAAGCGCTGGCGCCCCGGCAAGCTCGACCCGGTCGCCGACGACCTGTGGCGGGCCGGGGTCGGCTACCTCGACGTCCTGGACGCCCTCGAACGCACCGCCAGCGGCTGA
- a CDS encoding LysR family transcriptional regulator, with the protein MLDVRRLGLLCDLTRLGTIAAVARANAYTPSAVSQQLSALEREAGVPLLERTGRGVALTTAGRVLAEHAESVLAALERTTAALAAVSTGLSGPLRIGAFPTAVRTLLPTALVALGEQHPGLELMVTELDPVDVPAALRERRLDVGLLNDYDVVPVVPDPSLDAVPLLDETVYLAVPATAPITGDPLRAVRDADWIMAGPGTLCHTATTLVCRAAGFAPRARHHADEFTTVLALVAADQGVSLVPQLAAERPPPGVRLIPLPTRRRTRVAYRGGAATHPVTAACVTALRDSVDAFLRR; encoded by the coding sequence ATGCTCGACGTGCGCCGCCTGGGCCTGCTCTGCGACCTGACCCGCCTCGGCACGATCGCCGCCGTCGCCCGCGCCAACGCCTACACGCCGTCCGCCGTCTCCCAGCAGCTGTCCGCGCTGGAGCGCGAGGCCGGCGTGCCGCTGCTGGAGCGCACGGGCCGCGGCGTCGCCCTCACCACCGCCGGCCGCGTCCTGGCCGAGCACGCCGAGTCCGTCCTGGCCGCCCTCGAACGCACCACGGCCGCCCTGGCCGCGGTGTCCACCGGCCTGTCCGGACCGCTGCGCATCGGCGCGTTCCCCACCGCCGTGCGCACGCTCCTGCCCACCGCCCTGGTCGCGCTGGGCGAGCAGCACCCCGGCCTGGAGCTGATGGTGACCGAGCTGGACCCGGTGGACGTGCCCGCCGCCCTGCGCGAACGCCGCCTCGACGTGGGCCTGCTCAACGACTACGACGTGGTCCCCGTCGTGCCCGACCCGTCCCTCGACGCCGTGCCGCTGCTGGACGAGACCGTGTACCTCGCCGTGCCCGCCACCGCGCCGATCACCGGCGACCCGCTGCGCGCCGTCCGCGACGCCGACTGGATCATGGCCGGCCCCGGCACCCTCTGCCACACCGCCACCACCCTGGTCTGCCGGGCCGCCGGCTTCGCCCCGCGAGCACGCCACCACGCGGACGAGTTCACCACCGTCCTGGCGCTGGTGGCGGCCGACCAGGGCGTCTCCCTGGTGCCCCAGCTCGCCGCCGAACGCCCGCCCCCCGGCGTCCGCCTGATCCCCCTGCCGACCCGCCGGAGGACCCGCGTCGCCTACCGCGGGGGAGCGGCGACCCACCCGGTCACCGCCGCGTGCGTGACGGCGCTGCGCGACTCGGTGGACGCGTTCCTGCGACGCTGA
- a CDS encoding dihydrodipicolinate synthase family protein, which produces MTLSGVHVPLITPFDADGRVALDALRRLADDVLDEGAAGLVALGTTGEPGSLTEAERRAVVDLVAGVCRERGVPLTVGASTAEALVALDPSQVTAALATVPPFVRPGEAGVVAHFAHLAALSPVPLIVYNIPYRTGQHLSVGALRDLAAVPGVAGVKHAVGGIDADTVALLADPPADFAVLGGDDLVISPLLAMGAHGGILASANVVTAGFADLVDAWHADPARARALANALAPLSDALFAAPNPTVVKGVLHALGRIPTPAVRLPLLPAAPETVRAALAALDRLPAPVAG; this is translated from the coding sequence ATGACGCTCTCCGGTGTGCACGTCCCGCTCATCACGCCCTTCGACGCGGACGGCCGCGTGGCGCTCGACGCCCTGCGACGGCTGGCCGACGACGTGCTGGACGAGGGCGCGGCCGGGTTGGTGGCGCTCGGCACGACCGGCGAGCCGGGGTCGCTGACGGAGGCCGAGCGGCGGGCCGTGGTGGACCTCGTGGCGGGCGTGTGCCGCGAGCGGGGCGTGCCGCTGACCGTCGGCGCGAGCACGGCCGAGGCGCTGGTCGCGCTGGACCCGTCGCAGGTGACCGCCGCGCTGGCGACCGTGCCGCCGTTCGTGCGGCCGGGCGAGGCGGGGGTGGTGGCGCACTTCGCGCACCTGGCGGCGCTCAGCCCGGTGCCGCTGATCGTCTACAACATCCCGTACCGGACGGGGCAGCACCTGTCGGTGGGCGCGCTGCGCGACCTGGCCGCCGTGCCGGGTGTGGCCGGTGTCAAGCACGCCGTGGGCGGGATCGACGCCGACACCGTGGCCCTGCTCGCCGACCCGCCCGCGGACTTCGCCGTCCTGGGCGGCGACGACCTCGTGATCTCGCCGCTGCTGGCCATGGGCGCGCACGGCGGCATCCTGGCGTCGGCGAACGTCGTCACGGCCGGGTTCGCGGACCTGGTCGACGCCTGGCACGCCGACCCGGCGAGGGCGCGCGCCCTCGCGAACGCCCTCGCCCCGCTGTCGGACGCCCTGTTCGCCGCACCCAACCCGACCGTCGTCAAGGGCGTCCTGCACGCCCTGGGCCGCATCCCGACCCCCGCCGTCCGCCTGCCCCTGCTGCCCGCCGCCCCGGAGACCGTGCGGGCCGCACTGGCCGCGCTCGACCGCCTCCCCGCCCCCGTCGCCGGGTGA
- a CDS encoding class I SAM-dependent methyltransferase: MDLGFRGEVAALYRRYRRGYPPPVLDALVAAFTLTRDDVVVDLGCGTGQLAVPLAGRVRGVVGVDPEPDMLAEARTAAGDLPNATWVVGSDADVPALRAVLGTGSVGAVTIGQALHWMDRERLFAELRTLVRPGGGVAVVTNGTPLWQQGSGWSRALGAFLRDHLGLGGDRACGTDEESQRQYAATLSAAGYDVTATTVEYTAPLTADAIAGGVLSALPVDRLPADRAAFTAALENAVAPHAPFAEDVRVAVLAGRRG, translated from the coding sequence ATGGACCTGGGTTTCAGAGGAGAGGTGGCGGCCCTCTACCGCCGCTACCGCCGCGGCTACCCGCCGCCGGTGCTCGACGCGCTCGTGGCCGCGTTCACCCTCACGCGCGACGACGTCGTGGTCGACCTGGGCTGCGGCACGGGCCAGCTCGCCGTGCCGCTGGCCGGACGGGTGCGCGGCGTGGTCGGAGTGGACCCCGAACCGGACATGCTCGCCGAAGCCCGGACCGCCGCCGGCGACCTGCCGAACGCGACGTGGGTGGTCGGCTCGGACGCCGACGTGCCCGCGCTGCGCGCCGTCCTCGGCACCGGTTCGGTCGGCGCGGTGACCATCGGCCAAGCGCTGCACTGGATGGACCGCGAACGCCTGTTCGCCGAGCTGAGGACCCTGGTGAGGCCGGGCGGCGGCGTCGCCGTGGTCACCAACGGCACCCCGCTGTGGCAGCAGGGCAGCGGGTGGTCGCGGGCACTCGGGGCGTTCCTGCGCGACCACCTCGGCCTGGGCGGCGACCGCGCGTGCGGCACGGACGAGGAGTCCCAGCGGCAGTACGCCGCCACCCTGTCGGCCGCCGGCTACGACGTCACCGCGACCACCGTCGAGTACACCGCGCCCCTGACGGCGGATGCGATCGCGGGCGGCGTCCTGTCCGCGCTCCCGGTGGACCGCCTGCCGGCCGACCGGGCCGCCTTCACCGCAGCCCTGGAGAACGCCGTGGCGCCGCACGCGCCGTTCGCCGAGGACGTGCGCGTCGCCGTGCTGGCGGGGCGGCGCGGCTGA
- the rnhA gene encoding ribonuclease HI, with protein sequence MEQVVEIYTDGACSGNPGPGGWGAVLRYGEHERDLFGGESSATTNNRMELMAPIRALETLKRPSTVRIYTDSTYVRNGVLSWMATWKSNGWLTSARQPVKNVDLWQRLDAALVPHDVEWHWVKGHSGHPENERADRLAVRGVQAARESDLRADLVHDAEQA encoded by the coding sequence GTGGAGCAGGTGGTGGAGATCTACACCGACGGCGCGTGCAGCGGGAACCCGGGACCGGGCGGGTGGGGCGCGGTGCTGCGGTACGGGGAGCACGAGCGCGACCTGTTCGGCGGGGAGTCCTCGGCCACCACCAACAACCGCATGGAGCTGATGGCGCCGATCCGGGCGCTGGAGACGCTGAAGCGGCCGTCCACCGTGCGGATCTACACGGACAGCACCTACGTCCGCAACGGCGTCCTGTCGTGGATGGCGACGTGGAAGTCCAACGGCTGGCTCACCTCCGCCCGCCAACCCGTGAAGAACGTCGACCTGTGGCAGCGGCTCGACGCCGCGCTCGTGCCGCACGACGTCGAGTGGCACTGGGTGAAGGGCCACTCCGGGCACCCGGAGAACGAGCGCGCGGACCGGTTGGCGGTCCGCGGCGTGCAGGCGGCCCGGGAGTCAGACCTGCGGGCAGACCTCGTACATGATGCGGAACAGGCGTGA